The genomic segment CTCTATTCTTTCCTTTCAGAATTGATAACCTGTTATGGCTGTTGTTTGATTTACATGACATTATCTGTTTCTTCTGTATTAGAGAAACTGCTCTAGGTATCTAGCTTATAGGAATACTCAAAAATGACTATGGtgacaaaataaatatgacATACACTCTTAGCAAATACATCTCTTCTATGTTAGAAATACTGCTGGAGTTATCTAGCTCATAGGAATAGTCATCTATGATGGACAAAAGAATTGGTGGCATACGTTTTTAGCAAATCTCTATACTGGACAAAAAGGTGTAAATCACTCTTGATGATCCACCATCATTTCCTGAGGCCTCATTGATAGGAACATGATTTAATATCATGAGGCTGCtagattttatttcctttttcttaacATCTAGCCACCAGTAATTTCTTAGCATATTTGTATTGAGGTTAGATCATTTTCATGGACTGGTAGTTGCTAATGTTTGATGATGGCACTTCTTCCTTTCAGAAATGCTGCTGGGCCTTTTTAGGTCATTCCTGAATGATGTCTTCAATTCCTAGTTAGATGGGTTTCAATACGTTTTCTCTAGAAATACAATTATTGTTGTTGTCTTTGCTGTTGTAATAAACTTTGTGAGACAGACCACGTTTTTACTCTTACTGAATTCTGATTATTGGCTGTTGAATTTCAGGTTGTCAACCGGAAGGGTCAAGGGTATGGACTTCCTGCTGATATATGGAGCCTTGGTTGTACTGTGTTGGAGATGTTAACTGGTCTGTTTCCATACTCTCATTTGGAATGTGTAAGTATCACTTCTTCTTGATACTGGCATGACTTTTTTGATAATAAAGTgagtataaaaataaaaagaaaaagaaaaagacaatggCAACCAGATATTCTGGAAATTTTTATGTCGTCATCACCAGATCATAAATTCGCCTATTGAATTTTTAAGCAATGAAATTGGGTTTTTACCATGTGGCGTTGATTGATTGAAGCGTGTGTAGTGTAGTAGGATGCCGGGCATAAAATGTCTGGAAAAGCAGGTTGGAAGAGGAGGGGGAGGGTTATTCCAGTTTGTTTCatataatttcctttcttgtgCAAGAAATTTGCTGGTTGTTCTTGTATATGAGTTGTGTCTTGTTTTGATGCCGGAGAGCTAAGAACAAGTGTTATTGtggagttaaaattttattccctcttttttcatgtaattGTAACATTGTATTAATATTGTTCTGTTATTAATGACATCTTTTTGTGCAACTCAAAACAGATGCAAGCATTGTTTAGAATTGGCAGGGGTGAACCACCACCGGTTCCTGATTCTTTGTCAAAAGATGCACGAGAGTTCATCTTGCAATGCGTACAAGTCAATCCAGATGCTCGGCCAACTGCTGCTAAGCTCTTACAGCATCCATTTGTGAAGAGGCCTCGACCAACGCACTCAGGCTCAGCATCTCCTCATCTTGGCCGacggttttgatttttagccTTGAAAACTAAGTTGCAATAAGAAATGAGGTAAACATTTTCCTCTATCATATGTTTATCCATGTTGATTAATATTAATCCTGCCATTTGCAAGTGAAACTTGCGTGGTCCTTTGAAAGTTATGCATTAGATTGTTGCCTTTCACTGAGTCCagttgattttgattttcacaTGCAAATGTTTTTGCTCTTGGAAACAGCTCCATCTATCACAACGAAGAAGACAAGTTTGCCTCCTCAAGCTCTAATGCTACTACCTTTTGGATTTTCTCCCAAAGACTTGAGAGTCTGAACATAGGTAGGCCAAAACAATTCTTAAGCATTGCTATGGCCTAATGGCCTTGCCATAGATCTCAATCTCCATGATAGGAATCATATTTTCACCTGGTTCTTGTTCCTGCAATGATGCTTTGCAGAGCGGAACTGctcttaaattatttgttgTCATTTCATTTTGTCTGTTGTGGAGTTTGATGTAGCGAGTCTTTTCTTCtgttagattttttttttcttttaacggGTGAACAGTGTAGGGTCAAGCTGTAGGAGAAATTGTTGGTAACAGTTGGAAAAGAAACACTATTTGTATATATGTATCTCATTATTGATGCAAATGAATAGTAGTTTGTTTATGTACACAACCAAGTCGTGATTTATTGCTTGCTCTTCTCTTGATGTCCCTCTCCATCACAAAAAAGTTTTCACTTATGTTTGAATGGatgtaatttttatattgtattttatactttggtttaAATTTATGATCAAGAGTTATAATATTCGTTTATTTTCTTACGATATACTTTATtagcattaattttttttttatttttgaatcaaattaaaaatataataattatatggataaatttaaatctcgtagagatttttttaattgaatatgcTTCGCGTTATATTTTGAGCCAACTGTATTCAGAGCGGGGCCAGTGGCAAAGGCCTAAAAATGAGGGTCATTATTGCGTTTTCGGCCGAAAGGCCCAAAACCTGGCCGTGATAGATCCCAATTTTCAAATTGGTACTGGCTGCCTTAGTGGTGGAGGCGTATGAGAGTTTGGTTAAAATGAATTCTCAATGTTGAAAACAAACATACGTAGATGATCTGAATGGGTACATGAGTTTCATTTGGTTGACATAAGCACCCAAATATCGAttaaaaaggtcaaatttATTAATAGAATAAAACTTGCAGCACTGGTTTGCATAGACctttcaaatttgacaaaatgTATGTACCTAATCCGGAAATTCATGTACTTGAAAATTGGTTTAAAAGCCAGGTTAATTGAACATTGAGCAATCACAATCAGACAGTAGATCGTCTAACCACTATTTTGTGAGACCGGGCTTCATTATGCACCCAATGTATAATTCAAATATAGAACAACAAAGGGAATTGAAAACTTTATTATTTGGATGGGGCTTTTGCTTGGGCCTGAATATCCGGTCCACGTAATTAGTATCTAAACTTGCGTAAAAATATCGACATGGTGGCGTGGCGTTATAGTTAAAAGCAGGCAAattcagagagagagagagagagagagagaacagTAGTGTGactgagagaaagagagaggggtAAAGACGTCAAGTAAAATCCACTCTCCACAGCGCCAGAATCTGCTGCAGCGGTAGCGGAAACCACTACTTCCCTACGCAATCGCTATCTCCCTTCCCTTCCCCCAATTTTTTAACCTCCCCTCTTCCCTCTCTccccctctctctcttttttgttttttaaattttctccCAATATTTTctctccctcttttttttttccccttgtattcaaaaaatttcgaaTCGACGGTTACATATCCAGGTACGCAAGATTCCGATTTCCCTTTCGATCTCTACCGTCGATCTCTCCCACATTCATATCTTTTGACTGTCAATTCCGTTTTCTCAATTTGGATTTTATTGCTCTTGGAGATGTTGCACCTCGATCTTCCGTGTTCTGATCGCgctttaaattttcaattttttttagcatAGGGGGCTTTAAACAATGGCTGCTTTTACTGCtgctttattttataatttaatcagcTTTCACACTCTTTTTGCCCTTCAATTGCGTCTTTGATTAGAAAATTGGCTTTTATTTCTGTCTCTTTTTTTGCATTAATCCGACAATGTTAATGATTAATTGATGTTATAACTGTTTGCTTCTtaagatttttcattttcatttccccTTTTGAATATTCCTGCACGTTTCCTTGCTTttgttaataatattttatttatgtacATGATTCAAGTTTGTGATTGGAATTTTACAAACTAAACGCTGACACTCTATTCCATTAATTTTTGTTGACGTTTAGTTGATTAATTTAGTGGTTATTGGAGGagaatcaaaaacaaaattattgcTTTCAACGATTTAAGAGTAGCACTTTAGTTTTTTCAGGACTGGTTAGGAACGAATTGACAAGAACTTGGTGTTGTAGTTCAAAGGATAGGTATACACTTGAAACGTTCATTTGCCGTGTGTAAAAAGTTTATTCTTCTATACTTTTCGCTATAAAGTGTAATCACTGTATAAGAGCTAAACCTTATTTATTGCAAATTATTCTGTGTTTTGCTTTTAGGCTCTACTTTTACCAAGTATGGTTTTTAAACGTGGATGGGGTATGGCGTGCATTTTCGATTGGGATATTCCGAGTAtcatacccttttttttttctttacactTAAATCAGTATTACGTCTGTATGGTCGATAGGTTGATGGAAATGGTGCTTGTTgcaaaattcattttcatctTTTCCCTTGTTTCCTCCTATCTTGATTGTAATGAAAGAGCAGTCATTTGTATGGGTCCTATGGGAATGCTGTGATTATTAGAAATGCATTTTTTAACTTCTTACTTAAGATGTGGTTTATCAGTAATTTTGGAATATTTCATTTCTCAAGAAAGCTGTTGTTTTTCATTACAAATGTTTTATGTAAAAAATGGTGGGCAATGTCAGTGTGCGAGTGCCTTACTCCCTCTGACCAATAATTTTGGGCTTTATATGTGTTTTAAAAGtttgtaattaaattattttaaaaagttctTTATAGTGTAGAGCTTGATTCAAAAGTTGACTTACTTTATACTATTTTgtttggaaaattttaaaaataaaggaaCACTCAAAAGTTATGGGATGGAGGAAGAATTTTACAGACTGAATTAATTGGTCAGTCATTTTTTTACTTGTTAACTCTATTGAGCAGGCTTTTCACTATGCTCATAAAGAGTGTAGAATCATTTTGTGTTTATGTTAGTTCTTCTGCTTAAACTTGTCTTCAAAGTTATACAAGCTTTATCTTAATCCAAATTGGGCCTTGCATGTAGTAGATTTATGTCCCTGGAAAatggaatttaaaaagaaagttgttaaatataatttgattatgatttccAGATAATTTGCAAAAGGTGCTATGCAGGTAAAATATGTACTTGTAACCAACAATTCTTTGGTGAATTTGATGGAACCTCACCAAGAGGTCAAGGCTTCAAACGGCTGGACCGTTTCTTGATCTGGTGGCTGCCATCCAATACATGCTATGGGGTGGGTTAGGATAGCCCAGGGTGTAGGGCAAGGTAAGAGTGCTAACCGTGTAATTGATAAAAGAATGGAAAGTGGTGATGGCTTTAAACCATTATTCCTCTTTCATATTTTGTTTGGCACCGTGTTACTCCTTTCCATGTAAACTAGGCCCCCCATTTTCTAGTTTCACTGGGCAAGGTTGTTTCCTgctttgaaatatttttcttgatgaGACTTGCCCTGTATATAAATTCCTTTTGTCTTATTTTTTGTAACATTCAGTTGTCTCatacaaaacaaataaaaaaaggtaatTTGGTTACACAAATAAATCAGCCCTTGTATATTTCTTTGAAGTGTTTTTAGAGGCCTTGTTAGTGGAAGTATTAGTAATAATTTCAACCATCATGTGTCATTGACCAACAACGACAATTGGGTCTCTGATAATGTGACACTCTACTTTTGTCCTATATTTTTGATCATCTACTTAGTGAATTGGCCTTTGTGGATTTTCTTAGTATTGGAATTTGGGTGTATCTCATCTAAGAACTGGTTTTCAGAAATTAGGTTAGTGCTGAATATTGTCAAACTGGCCTAGAAGTCTTCTCTTGACAGATCCATCTGTTTATTATCAACTATGGTTCCAAATAATGCCTTTGTCTGAATGTTGTTAATTGGGCTCAGGATATACCTTCTTGCAGGTAGTGCGTTCCATATTCTGCTTTAACTAGAGATCAAACTGTTACTTGTAAAAGCCTACAATTTCCGTTTTTAGGCAACAAGAACATTACCTATGCTCAAACAGTACTTCAACTTTTTTAGTCCAGTCTAGTTAATGGTCAATAAATATTGGTTGatgtttattagtttttaatttttaagcattaGTTTCCATTTTTTGTTGCCTTAGAAGTGACAATTCTTTAGCATGTTAGGCGTCTTTTTTTGAGAATATGCACCCATTCTAACAATAAACTCTCCTTCCCTAGAGACATAGTTACTTAGTTGTCCTAGGCTTTATCCCTTTTTTCCACCCAAAACAAAGAACATTTTAGTTGTTATTTTACATGTTTCAAAGTTTATGCTTGGTAATGCCTGTAAATTTTAGTAGGCTCTCCCATCAGAAAATATGGAATATGTGATCAAATTGTTCTTAATCTTGTGTAAAGTGCAAGGCATAGATTAATCTTGTTTAtgtttttacaaaaatttgtAGTGCTCAATGATCTGATCCTTCTCCCTCTCTCTGCTGCTTCAGGTTTAATTTGTGAATGGCCAAAGTTAGCAAGGTGCAAAAGTCTGGTTCTAGTCATAAAAAGGTGAGTCCTTTTTTATTGCCATCTTATCCAAAGAAGGCTGGCAAAGGATCCCGAAAGAAAAAATGCTCCAAAGCTTCAGAGAAGAAAGATTGGGAAGCTGCAAAATGTTCAGTTTGTCTGGAGTTCCCGCACAATGCTGTTCTCCTCCTTTGTTCCTCTTATGATAAGGGTTGCCGCCCATACATGTGTGCTACTAGCCGGCGCTTTTCCAATTGTCTTGAGCAATACAAAAAGGCCTACACTAAAGTAACTTCAGTTGACAATGGGTTGGTGGATAATGCAAGTCTTGATTCAGGTGGGGGGCAGCCCACTGAAAAGATGGAAGTACCGGAGCTTCTGTGCCCGCTATGTCGGGGACAAGTTAAGGGTTGGACAGTGGTAGAACCTGTACGAAAATATCTCAATCAGAAAAAAAGGGCTTGCATGCAAGACAAGTGCTTGTTTGTTGGAACTTACAAAGAACTCAGGAAACATGTTAGGGCAAAGCACCCATTGGCACGACCTCGAGCAGTGGACCCTGTtcttgaagaaaaatggaaaaagtttgaaaatgaGAGAGAGCGGAATGATGTGATCAGTACAATCATGTCATCAACACCAGGGGCAGTGGTGTTGGGGGATTATGTTATTGAGCCAGGCTATCGCGGTATCTACAGAGATGAATATGATTCAGATGACTCTTTAGACGATGGTTTTCTTCATCTAGATTCATCTGCTCGCTTGCCTACTAGATTCATGGACTATGGTCTGATTGAGGATGATGACTTTGGGATGCACCAAGCTTTTCGTGCTGTTGCCCCAGTAGCTCGTACTCGGCCTGCTCGCTTGTTGGGGTCAGTGGGACTAAGGCGAATCCCTAGGGTTCGAGGACGTAATGGGAGTGGGTAACTTGCTACAAGGACTGGACTCTTTACTTATCTGTGATTCAGAATATCTAGATTTATTTGCAGCTGCCATCACATGGTGGAAATTATACCTTGATGTGATGTAACATTGATAGCAGGTAATGAACAGAATGTAGGAAAGTCAGTCATTGGTAATTAGGTGTTTAGTCGCTGAGGCGAACAAAGGTATTTTAGCTGTCAGTTCCCTCATAGGTATATGTCTCGAATTATGGTTTGGTCTTGCATAGCGGTTACTTTGACAGCAGCATAAAATGAAAACATTCTTTCTGTACTCTTTGTTTTAGAAGCAACTGGCAACATATCTTCATGTTGCACTCTAATGGTCCTTAATTCTCCGGgatattttttctttagtgTACAGCTTCAAGAAAAAGATTCAGAGGAGAATCAACAATTCTTTGGTTTAGAGTTCCATTTAAGTGAACTCTCGATCAATCtatgattttgagatttgcttatttatttctatctCATGAATTTGACTTGTAAAACCTTCGTCATATCAAGTGAGGTCAATAGTTTGggctttcctttttttttttttctttttaatcacTAGCATTGCATTCATATCTTTTCACTCGCATGagaatttaattaagaaataattttttatatcatctaagataataattagggatttgcaaaaaaaaataaataaatagcaGTTGGTAAATATTACAGTTGAGTAACAAAGAGATCGCAAATAGTGGATTGAAATACGTGCGCGAGACCGTGTATGCCGGGAAAGTGGCCATCGGTTTAGGCATGCAAAATGGAACAAGCTGCAGCAAATTCCCCACCCTTCTCGTATGGGATCGCGATTGCTTTCCGTTACGATGTTACCCTTTCTTCCGATGCCAAACAAAAGATAATCCTTTGAACATCCGCTTCAGTTTTCTCTGTGGACAACAAGGTAAAAATATGATGAATGAAACGATTTAAGTCTTTtcgaagaaagaaataaatatcataataatatataCAAATTTACCCAAAATTTCCTTCTCccatgtttctttttcttcccacTAGTGTTGCGTGGTTTATCCTCCTCAGATGCCATCCGTTGATACTTGCATCGCCGTTTTGCCTTTCCGAAAATTCTCAGAAATGAAATCCCAAGTTTTCTTGGTGTGGTTGGGCATTTCCAATTCTGTTCatcatatcattcatcattGTGATAATGCTTTTTTCTGCTGTGCTTGCGTGGATATGATATGTATATACGGAAGAGAAAAGGTAAAAAGAAACGccagaaaagaaattcaatcaCCTTTGATTTGTGCCTGCAACTCTTTTCACCCCATCGGAGTAGCTGATCGCCGTT from the Theobroma cacao cultivar B97-61/B2 chromosome 8, Criollo_cocoa_genome_V2, whole genome shotgun sequence genome contains:
- the LOC18592257 gene encoding uncharacterized protein LOC18592257; translated protein: MAKVSKVQKSGSSHKKVSPFLLPSYPKKAGKGSRKKKCSKASEKKDWEAAKCSVCLEFPHNAVLLLCSSYDKGCRPYMCATSRRFSNCLEQYKKAYTKVTSVDNGLVDNASLDSGGGQPTEKMEVPELLCPLCRGQVKGWTVVEPVRKYLNQKKRACMQDKCLFVGTYKELRKHVRAKHPLARPRAVDPVLEEKWKKFENERERNDVISTIMSSTPGAVVLGDYVIEPGYRGIYRDEYDSDDSLDDGFLHLDSSARLPTRFMDYGLIEDDDFGMHQAFRAVAPVARTRPARLLGSVGLRRIPRVRGRNGSG
- the LOC18592258 gene encoding uncharacterized protein LOC18592258, with amino-acid sequence MSKQQGNTDQKKKKSAKEMPNTNGVVITTYVESPSIIRPLSESNPNKKIQPNPDSRNPKRSQGYDRRAQLLAYTQELRAADNGDQLLRWGEKSCRHKSKNWKCPTTPRKLGISFLRIFGKAKRRCKYQRMASEEDKPRNTSGKKKKHGRRKFWRKLKRMFKGLSFVWHRKKG